CGCGATCCTGATCGGACAGGCGCCGCGCACGGCCTGCTTCGACGCGCAGTTCTGGCCCGGCGCGGTGCGGCCGATCGAGCCCGATGCTGCGTCGATCACGCAGCTGCTCTCCGAGCTCGAGTCCGAGCCCGAGCGGACCGAGCGCATGCGCCGCACGAACGCAGCGCAGGTGCTGCGACGCCACGACGGTGTGTACCGCTGGGAGCAGATCCTTCGCGCCGCCGGACTCGAGCCGATGCCGGCGCTCGCGGCGCGGAAGGCCGCGCTCGAGCAGCGGGCGCGGGCGATCGCGAGCCAGGACGAGGACGGATGAGCGCGCGAAGGCTGAGCCTCGACCCCGGAGCGGGCGAGCCGCTGCGCATCCTCTGCCTCGGCGCGCACTGCGACGACATCGAGATCGGCTGCGGCGGCGCGATGCTCACGCTCCTCGCGGCGCATCCGGGAAGCTCGGTCCGCTGGCTGGTGTTCAGCGGCGACGAGACGCGCGCCGCCGAGGCGCGCGCCAGCGCAGCCGACTTCCTCGCTGCGGCGCGCGAGCGCGACGTCCGGACGCTCGGGTTTCGCGAGTCGTTCTTCCCCTACGACGGCGCCGCGATCAAGTCCGCATTCGAGTCGCAGACGGATTTCCAGCCCGATCTGATCTTCACGCACCGAGGCGCCGATCGTCACCAGGACCACCGGCTGATCGCCGAGCTCACCTGGAACACGTTCCGCGACCACTTGATCCTCGAGTACGAGAT
The sequence above is a segment of the Deltaproteobacteria bacterium genome. Coding sequences within it:
- a CDS encoding PIG-L family deacetylase translates to MSARRLSLDPGAGEPLRILCLGAHCDDIEIGCGGAMLTLLAAHPGSSVRWLVFSGDETRAAEARASAADFLAAARERDVRTLGFRESFFPYDGAAIKSAFESQTDFQPDLIFTHRGADRHQDHRLIAELTWNTFRDHLILEYEIPKYDADLGSPPAFIPLSEAVAREKCRRILEHFRSQRTRHWFDEELFLGLLRLRGVECRSSSGYAEAFDARKLVLG